Genomic window (Verrucomicrobiia bacterium):
TTATCTCGTGCACGTGGTCACCGGCAGAAAAACCTGGCATACATCAGATGGTGTCTGGCGGGCTAATCCGGGTGACACCCTGTTCTTCAGGAAGGGGGCGACGATCGCGGAACAGCATTTCGAAGAGGATTTTTGTCTGCTGATGCTTTTCATTCCCGACGGTCTCATGCGGAGCACGGTTCGTGAGGTTGTGGAGGCTTTGCATGCTGACAACAGGGAGCCGCGGCCGATCGGGACAGCGTTGCGAGTGCAGAACGATCTTGCGCTCTCGGCACTGTTCCAATCGATGAGGACGTATCTATCAGGCGACGAGCCGCCGGCCGAAGCGTTGATTCGCCTCAAGTTCAAGGAATTGGTCATCAGCGTTTTGACGAGCGGCACCAATTCGGATTTGGCTGCATACTTCCGGGGGGCGGGTGCAAACGACGCGCCGGGGATTGCCGAGATCATGGAGGCAAATTACCGCTTCAATCTTTCCCTTGAGGAGTATGCGAAGCTTTGTCATCGGAGCCTGTCCTCGTTCAAGCGGGAGTTTCAGGCGATCTACAAGCAATCTCCCGGAAAATGGCTGCTCCAGCGGCGCCTCGGCCACGCAGCGAAGTTGTTGACCGG
Coding sequences:
- a CDS encoding AraC family transcriptional regulator; this translates as MLNLYDAVRLNPGYNKLEIGGFLFAEYTCGANDTLLPNWTESDYLVHVVTGRKTWHTSDGVWRANPGDTLFFRKGATIAEQHFEEDFCLLMLFIPDGLMRSTVREVVEALHADNREPRPIGTALRVQNDLALSALFQSMRTYLSGDEPPAEALIRLKFKELVISVLTSGTNSDLAAYFRGAGANDAPGIAEIMEANYRFNLSLEEYAKLCHRSLSSFKREFQAIYKQSPGKWLLQRRLGHAAKLLTGSQKSVTEIAFDSGFEDVSHFSRVFKERYAVPPVSYREQSIVRA